A single Curtobacterium sp. MCSS17_015 DNA region contains:
- a CDS encoding class II fumarate hydratase — MTDTTTPADGEFRIEHDTMGEVRVPASALYRAQTQRAVENFPISGTGLESAQIVALARIKRAAALVNGRLGILDDTVARAIATAADTVIGGEHHDHFPVDVYQTGSGTSSNMNMNEVLATLASRVAGTEVHPNDHVNASQSSNDVFPTSVHVAVTDALIRSLVPSLEHLAESLERKASEWAGAVKSGRTHLMDATPVTLGQEFGGYARQVRLGIERVNATLPRVAEVPLGGTAVGTGINTPKGFPQQVIAQLADDTGLPITEALDHFEAQGARDALVEASGALKVIAVSLTKINNDLRWMGSGPNTGLGELHIPDLQPGSSIMPGKVNPVIPEATLMVAARVIGNDATVSWAGASGAFELNVAIPVMGTALLESIRLLANSSRVLADKTIDGLQADLERARAFAESSPSIVTPLNRVIGYESAAKVAKHAVAEGITVREAVVALGFVERGEVSEEQLDSALDVLSMTRPA, encoded by the coding sequence GTGACCGACACCACCACCCCCGCCGACGGCGAGTTCCGCATCGAGCACGACACGATGGGCGAGGTGCGGGTCCCCGCGTCGGCGCTCTACCGTGCGCAGACGCAGCGGGCGGTGGAGAACTTCCCGATCTCGGGCACGGGCCTCGAGTCGGCGCAGATCGTGGCCCTCGCCCGCATCAAGCGCGCTGCGGCGCTCGTGAACGGCCGCCTCGGCATCCTCGACGACACCGTGGCCCGGGCGATCGCGACCGCTGCGGACACCGTGATCGGCGGCGAGCACCACGACCACTTCCCCGTCGACGTCTACCAGACCGGCAGCGGCACCTCGTCGAACATGAACATGAACGAGGTCCTGGCGACCCTGGCCTCCCGGGTCGCGGGCACCGAGGTGCACCCGAACGACCACGTCAACGCCTCGCAGTCGTCCAACGACGTCTTCCCGACCTCGGTGCACGTCGCGGTCACGGACGCCCTCATCCGGTCGCTCGTGCCGTCGCTCGAGCACCTGGCCGAGTCCCTCGAACGCAAAGCGTCCGAGTGGGCCGGCGCCGTGAAGTCCGGGCGCACCCACCTCATGGACGCGACGCCCGTCACCCTGGGGCAGGAGTTCGGCGGATACGCGCGGCAGGTCCGCCTGGGCATCGAGCGCGTCAACGCCACCCTCCCCCGCGTCGCCGAGGTCCCGCTCGGCGGCACCGCGGTCGGCACCGGCATCAACACGCCGAAGGGGTTCCCGCAGCAGGTGATCGCCCAGCTGGCCGACGACACCGGTCTGCCGATCACCGAGGCCCTCGACCACTTCGAAGCGCAGGGCGCACGCGATGCGCTCGTCGAGGCGTCCGGTGCCCTCAAGGTCATCGCGGTCAGCCTGACGAAGATCAACAACGACCTGCGTTGGATGGGCTCCGGTCCGAACACGGGCCTCGGCGAACTGCACATCCCCGACCTGCAGCCCGGGTCGTCGATCATGCCAGGCAAGGTCAACCCGGTCATCCCCGAGGCAACGCTCATGGTCGCCGCCCGGGTGATCGGCAACGACGCCACGGTCTCGTGGGCCGGCGCCTCGGGTGCGTTCGAGCTCAACGTCGCGATCCCCGTGATGGGCACGGCCCTGCTCGAGTCCATCCGCCTGCTCGCGAACAGCTCGCGCGTCCTCGCCGACAAGACGATCGACGGACTGCAGGCCGACCTCGAGCGTGCGCGGGCCTTCGCCGAGTCGTCGCCGTCGATCGTCACGCCGCTCAACCGCGTCATCGGGTACGAGTCGGCGGCGAAGGTCGCGAAGCACGCGGTCGCCGAGGGGATCACGGTCCGCGAGGCGGTCGTCGCCCTCGGCTTCGTCGAGCGAGGTGAGGTCTCCGAGGAGCAGCTCGACAGCGCCCTCGACGTGCTCAGCATGACCCGTCCCGCCTGA
- a CDS encoding PhoH family protein: MTSQNVSRGTSSTSPQPTAARSRAADSSTPVAQRTYVLDTSVLLSDPRALFRFDEHAVVLPVVVVSELESKRNDPEIGYFARQALRILDELRIEHERLDFPVSVGDGGSLRVELNHSNQSVLPSGLQLGDNDSRILAVASNLANDGLDVVVVSKDLPLRVKAASIGLAAEEYRAELAVDTGYTGITTLQVSGDQVAALYETEEIRTAELDGVPVNTGVVIHSERGSALGRVHSAGAVSLVRGDREVFGLRGRSAEQRLAIDALLNPEIGIVSLGGSAGTGKSALALCAGLEAVLERQQHKKIMVFRPLYAVGGQELGFLPGDASEKMNPWAQAVFDTLGALVSDNVLDEVVERGMLEVLPLTHIRGRSLHDAFVIVDEAQSLERNVLLTMLSRIGQNSRVVLTHDVAQRDNLRVGRHDGVASVIERLKGHPLFAHVTLTRSERSAIAALVTEMLDSPDLA, translated from the coding sequence GTGACCTCTCAGAACGTCTCTCGCGGAACGTCGTCCACCTCGCCGCAGCCCACCGCTGCGCGCAGCCGGGCCGCGGACTCGTCCACGCCGGTCGCCCAGCGCACGTACGTGCTGGACACGTCGGTGCTGCTCAGCGATCCGCGTGCCCTGTTCCGGTTCGACGAGCACGCGGTGGTCCTGCCCGTCGTGGTCGTCAGCGAACTCGAGTCGAAGCGCAACGACCCGGAGATCGGGTACTTCGCCCGGCAGGCGCTGCGGATCCTCGACGAGCTGCGCATCGAACACGAGCGCCTCGACTTCCCGGTCTCGGTCGGTGACGGTGGCTCCCTGCGCGTCGAGCTGAACCACTCCAACCAGTCGGTCCTGCCCTCCGGGCTCCAGCTCGGCGACAACGACTCACGCATCCTCGCGGTCGCCTCCAACCTGGCGAACGACGGCCTCGACGTGGTCGTCGTCTCGAAGGACCTGCCGCTCCGGGTGAAGGCGGCGTCCATCGGCCTCGCCGCCGAGGAGTACCGCGCCGAACTCGCCGTCGACACCGGCTACACGGGCATCACGACCCTGCAGGTGTCCGGTGACCAGGTCGCGGCCCTCTACGAGACCGAGGAGATCCGCACCGCCGAACTCGACGGGGTCCCCGTCAACACCGGCGTCGTCATCCACTCCGAGCGCGGCTCGGCCCTCGGTCGGGTGCACTCGGCGGGCGCCGTGTCGCTCGTCCGTGGCGACCGCGAGGTCTTCGGGCTCCGCGGGCGTTCCGCCGAGCAGCGCCTGGCGATCGACGCGCTGCTCAACCCGGAGATCGGCATCGTCTCGCTCGGCGGCAGCGCCGGCACCGGCAAGTCGGCGCTCGCCCTGTGTGCCGGACTCGAGGCCGTCCTGGAACGTCAGCAGCACAAGAAGATCATGGTGTTCCGGCCGCTCTACGCCGTCGGCGGGCAGGAGCTCGGGTTCCTGCCGGGCGACGCCTCCGAGAAGATGAACCCCTGGGCACAGGCCGTCTTCGACACCCTCGGGGCGCTCGTCTCCGACAACGTGCTCGACGAGGTCGTCGAACGCGGCATGCTCGAGGTCCTGCCGCTCACACACATCCGCGGCCGGTCGCTGCACGACGCGTTCGTCATCGTCGACGAGGCGCAGTCCCTGGAACGCAACGTCCTGCTCACCATGCTGTCCCGGATCGGGCAGAACTCGCGCGTGGTGCTCACCCACGACGTCGCGCAGCGGGACAACCTGCGGGTCGGCCGACACGACGGGGTCGCGTCGGTGATCGAGCGTCTCAAGGGGCACCCGCTGTTCGCGCACGTCACACTGACGCGGTCGGAGCGCTCTGCCATCGCGGCGCTCGTGACGGAGATGCTCGACTCGCCGGACCTGGCGTAG
- a CDS encoding carbonic anhydrase, protein MTDRAASTPADALRLLVDGNARFAADKRRTGRIDPERRSELQGSQSPFATVLGCSDSRVPFEHVFDAGIGDVFAIRNAGQIVDEVVLGSIEFAVVALGTPLVVVLRHTKCGAVAAARSGEPVPAPHLQVLVDAIAPSVERVRATDPDLPQESIGAAHLESSLKAILDRSGAVSDAIAEGRLAVVGATYDLTTGEVTIDTVVGQA, encoded by the coding sequence ATGACCGACCGCGCCGCCTCCACCCCCGCCGACGCCCTCCGACTCCTCGTCGACGGCAACGCACGTTTCGCCGCCGACAAGCGTCGCACCGGGCGGATCGACCCCGAACGCCGCTCCGAGCTGCAGGGCTCGCAGTCGCCGTTCGCCACCGTCCTCGGGTGCTCCGACTCCCGCGTGCCGTTCGAGCACGTGTTCGACGCGGGCATCGGCGACGTCTTCGCCATCCGGAACGCCGGTCAGATCGTGGACGAGGTCGTGCTCGGATCGATCGAGTTCGCCGTCGTCGCCCTCGGGACCCCCCTGGTCGTCGTGCTCCGGCACACCAAGTGCGGAGCGGTCGCCGCGGCCCGGTCCGGCGAGCCCGTGCCGGCCCCGCACCTCCAGGTCCTCGTCGACGCGATCGCGCCGAGCGTCGAGCGCGTCCGGGCGACCGACCCCGACCTCCCGCAGGAGTCCATCGGGGCGGCGCACCTGGAGTCCAGCCTGAAGGCGATCCTCGACCGCTCCGGCGCCGTGTCCGACGCCATCGCGGAGGGTAGGTTGGCCGTGGTCGGCGCGACCTACGACCTCACCACGGGCGAGGTCACGATCGACACCGTCGTCGGACAGGCCTGA